CAAAAGCGGTAAGGTGTGTATTGGAAAATATGGGCATCACATACAAAACCGTTACCCGCAAACCACATCCCGATCATTTACTGTTCAGCGAGCTGACGCCGCACCATATAAAACAGCATAAAATCATTATCAATACCACACCTGTAGGTACATCGCCCAATATTCACGAATGCCCGCCAATACCCTACGAGGCTATTACCGATGAGCACTTACTGTACGATTTGATTTACAACCCCGAAGAAACCCTGTTTTTAAAACAAGGCCGCGAACGTGGCGCAACCACCAAAAATGGTTACGAAATGCTGGTATTGCAGGCCGAAAAATCATGGGAGATATGGAATACTAAAGACCTGCGTGTATGAGGTATTTAACATTACTGGTTTTAGCCTTATTTGTTTTAGTTGCCTGCGGCGGCAATCATGATTACTCGCCCAAACCCCGTGGTTACTCCCGCATTGTTTTCCCCAAAAAAGAATACCAGGAATATAATGGCGGTTGCCCCTATAGCTTTACTTACCCTAAATACGCTGTTATTGAGCCAGATAAGAGCAGCAATGCAAAGCCATGTTGGGTAAACATGCAATTTCCCGATTTTCATGCAACGCTGCATTTGAGTTATCAGCCGGTAACCACCAAAAAAGAATTTAATCAGTTAACCGAAGATGCCCGCACCTTCGCTTTCAAGCACACCATAAAGGCAACATCAATTGATGAGGGCATTATTGCTTATCCGGAGCGCAAGGTATATGGCATTTACTATACTATTGATGGCAACGCGGCATCGTCGGCCCAGTTTTTCCTTACAGATAGTACAAAAAATTACCTGCGGGGAGCGCTTTACTTTAACAACGAACCACGTCTTGATTCGATACAACCAGCCTTAAGCTTCATTAAAAAAGACGTGGAGGTTTTGATCAAAAGCTTAAAGTGGAAGTAGGGGAGAGAATCAAGAGGCAAGAATCAAGAATTAACTTTTTTCGGGGTGAAACTTACGAAGTTTTTAAAACTTCGTAAGTTTAGCTTAGCCAATAAACTTCAGCTGTTAATTGTGGCCCATTTGGTTTTCCAATAACAAAGTAATCAATACCCCAGCAATTTCTCCATTATCTTGGCAAGTCTTGCTTTGGCCAAAAACTGGTCTTCCAGTGCTTTATTCATGGGGATGGCCGTATCCAGGCTTCCGCAGCGCATTACCGGGGCATCCAGACATTTAAAGCAATGTTCGGCAATGTGGGCTGCTATTTCGGCGCCGAAGCCGCTGGTGAGGGTATCCTCATGCAGCACCAGGGCCCGGCCGGTTTTCTTTACGCTTTGTTCAACGGCGTTCTTATCCCATGGCAGCAGGCTGCGCAGGTCGATGACCTCTAAGGATAATTCAGGATGTTTGGCCGCGTACTCCAGCGCCCAGTGTACGCCCAAACCAAAGGTGATGATGGTAGCTTTTTCGCCTTGTTGCACAATATTGGCTTTACCAATTTCTATCAGCACATCATTATCCGGCACCTCGCCGCTTATGCTGCGGTACAGATATTTATGCTCAAAGTAAATGACTGGGTTAGGGTCGTCAATTGCTGCCAGCAACAGGCCCTTGGC
The genomic region above belongs to Mucilaginibacter sp. KACC 22773 and contains:
- the gldD gene encoding gliding motility lipoprotein GldD, which codes for MRYLTLLVLALFVLVACGGNHDYSPKPRGYSRIVFPKKEYQEYNGGCPYSFTYPKYAVIEPDKSSNAKPCWVNMQFPDFHATLHLSYQPVTTKKEFNQLTEDARTFAFKHTIKATSIDEGIIAYPERKVYGIYYTIDGNAASSAQFFLTDSTKNYLRGALYFNNEPRLDSIQPALSFIKKDVEVLIKSLKWK